Proteins encoded in a region of the Acidobacteriota bacterium genome:
- a CDS encoding class I SAM-dependent methyltransferase produces MLAAASPAFDTRGVEADAQTSAAARARGLRCVTGTLFDAQLPSEQFDVALLYHVIEHLPSPVAAVRELRRLVKPGGWLVLEAPNIETIWFHLLGARWRQFIPDHLFFFAPATLTRLCEEHGFAVREVRAVGKAMSVRLFLSRLSRLNRPLAAVLTKLCRVVRMEDRTLHLKLGDVIRVYAQRR; encoded by the coding sequence TTGCTGGCGGCAGCCAGTCCGGCGTTTGACACGCGCGGCGTCGAAGCGGATGCGCAAACCAGCGCCGCCGCGCGCGCGCGCGGGTTGCGCTGCGTGACGGGGACGCTCTTTGACGCGCAATTGCCGTCAGAGCAGTTTGATGTCGCCCTGCTTTATCACGTGATCGAACACCTGCCCAGCCCGGTCGCCGCTGTGCGCGAATTGCGGCGCCTCGTCAAACCGGGCGGCTGGCTGGTGCTGGAAGCGCCGAACATTGAAACCATTTGGTTCCACCTGCTCGGCGCGCGCTGGCGGCAGTTCATCCCCGATCATCTGTTTTTCTTTGCCCCGGCGACCTTAACCCGCTTGTGCGAAGAGCATGGCTTCGCCGTGCGCGAAGTGCGCGCGGTGGGCAAGGCCATGAGCGTGCGCCTGTTTCTCAGCCGCTTGAGCCGCCTCAATCGCCCGCTGGCGGCGGTGCTGACCAAGCTTTGCCGGGTTGTTCGGATGGAAGACCGCACCTTGCACCTCAAGCTTGGCGATGTCATCCGGGTGTACGCACAACGCCGCTAA
- a CDS encoding glycosyltransferase family 4 protein, translating to MHIGIDAHAIGAQQGGNETYIKQLITALAEIDDTNRYSLYLANARAAVEWRTGFARAHPNFAIRQIPPPTPLVRVPLYLAYELRRRPVDVLHVQYTAPPFCPVPVVATIHDLAFEHLPETFTRRGAWQLQLTVRRTAQRAARIATVSEYSRQDLLRTYKLPPEKVAVTYNGIAAQFTPTPAMADEAAQVKARYGITRDFILTVGSLQPRKNLVRLIRAYAKLRAEQSNFTQQLVIVGRKLWLHHEIFAEVARQPWAADVILTGYVADEELPPLYRAAAVFAYPSIFEGFGLPPLEAMACGTPVVTSNNSCLPEIVGTAALLVDPFDEAAIANGLRRALQDATLQTQLRADGPRRAQRFTWREAAEKTLQLYQASFAEKHK from the coding sequence ATGCACATCGGAATTGACGCTCACGCCATCGGCGCACAACAGGGCGGCAACGAAACTTACATCAAGCAATTGATCACGGCGTTGGCCGAAATAGACGACACCAATCGCTATTCGCTCTATCTGGCCAATGCCCGGGCCGCCGTCGAATGGCGCACAGGGTTTGCGCGCGCGCATCCCAACTTCGCCATCCGGCAAATCCCGCCACCGACGCCGCTGGTACGCGTGCCGCTTTATCTGGCGTATGAGTTGCGCCGCCGCCCCGTGGATGTGCTACACGTGCAATACACCGCACCGCCGTTTTGCCCGGTGCCGGTGGTGGCGACAATCCACGATCTGGCCTTTGAGCATTTGCCTGAAACATTCACGCGCCGCGGGGCTTGGCAATTGCAACTCACGGTGCGCCGCACGGCCCAACGCGCCGCCCGCATCGCCACTGTTTCGGAATATTCGCGGCAGGATTTGCTGCGCACCTACAAGTTGCCGCCAGAGAAAGTCGCGGTCACTTACAATGGCATCGCAGCCCAATTCACACCCACGCCAGCAATGGCGGATGAAGCGGCACAGGTCAAAGCCCGCTACGGCATCACGCGCGACTTCATTCTGACCGTCGGCAGTTTGCAGCCGCGCAAGAATCTGGTGCGGCTGATACGGGCGTATGCTAAGTTGCGGGCGGAACAGTCCAACTTCACCCAGCAACTGGTGATCGTCGGGCGCAAGCTCTGGTTGCATCACGAAATTTTTGCCGAGGTCGCGCGCCAACCCTGGGCAGCGGATGTAATTCTGACCGGCTATGTCGCCGATGAAGAGTTGCCGCCGTTGTATCGCGCCGCAGCAGTCTTTGCCTATCCTTCGATTTTTGAAGGCTTCGGCCTGCCGCCGCTCGAAGCAATGGCTTGCGGCACACCCGTGGTCACGAGCAACAATTCCTGCTTGCCCGAAATCGTGGGCACAGCGGCGCTGTTGGTTGATCCTTTTGATGAAGCGGCCATCGCGAACGGTTTGCGGCGCGCATTGCAGGATGCAACATTGCAGACACAATTACGTGCTGATGGGCCTAGACGCGCGCAGCGCTTCACCTGGCGCGAGGCAGCGGAAAAAACCTTGCAGTTGTATCAAGCCAGTTTTGCGGAAAAACACAAATAG
- a CDS encoding M48 family peptidase gives MSPRENSLKTVFADAFRQITQRSDMPEIHVSFYPFAGLNHTIRLRNRRMYVRVSDLLQDAPLEVHRALAHILVAKLFKKRITPEHDQRYRQYAYQPQVLRASDLARQKRGYKRVTTALGRTHNLDKLFTRLNRRYFDSELAKPVLSWSPRRSKSILGHHDYSHDTIIISRCLDQANVPEYVVEFVLYHEMLHMKHQPRVVKGRRIYHTAAFRTDEKRFAKFDEAMKWLDDMAERR, from the coding sequence ATGTCGCCAAGAGAAAATTCCCTGAAAACGGTCTTCGCCGACGCCTTCCGCCAGATCACTCAGCGGTCGGATATGCCGGAAATCCACGTCTCGTTTTACCCCTTCGCCGGGCTGAACCACACGATTCGGTTACGCAACCGGCGGATGTACGTGCGCGTTTCGGACTTGCTACAAGACGCCCCGCTCGAAGTGCATCGGGCCTTGGCGCACATCCTGGTCGCCAAACTGTTCAAAAAACGCATTACGCCGGAACACGACCAACGCTATCGCCAATATGCCTATCAACCCCAGGTGCTGCGCGCTTCGGATTTGGCGCGGCAAAAACGTGGTTACAAACGGGTCACGACGGCGCTGGGACGCACGCACAATCTGGACAAGTTATTCACCCGGCTCAACCGCCGTTACTTTGACAGCGAGTTGGCGAAACCCGTGCTGAGTTGGAGCCCGCGCCGCAGCAAAAGCATCTTGGGGCATCACGACTATTCGCACGACACGATCATCATCAGCCGCTGCCTGGATCAGGCTAACGTGCCCGAGTACGTTGTTGAATTCGTGCTCTACCACGAGATGCTGCACATGAAACATCAGCCGCGCGTGGTGAAAGGACGCCGCATTTATCACACCGCAGCCTTTCGCACTGATGAGAAGCGCTTCGCCAAGTTTGACGAGGCCATGAAATGGCTGGATGACATGGCCGAGCGCCGTTAG